The Candidatus Methylomirabilis sp. genomic sequence AAAGGGATTGTGTCAGGACCTGCTGCGCTCCGAATAGCTGAGAACCGGCCCCCTGGATCTTTTCGTCGGTCGCCGCGCTAAGCATCGGAAGCAGCATGAGGAACCCGACCCCCTCCGCAATGCTGGCGAACAGCAGAGAGATGAGGGTGAGTGCGCTCCGTCGCGGATACTTCCGGACGATGGTGCTTAAAAAGCGCATGGCGACACGCAACAGTTCCGAAGATTACACTTCACAGAGGTGTACCACCGACGATCGCTTCCGGAGAATAAAGATCTCGATTTTCAGCAGTCGTTTTCTCAAAACGGCTAGGGTTGGGGAAAAGACGTTCCAACATATGCGTGAGGTAGGATCCCCAATCAAAGTGCTCATTGTATTCGCAGTCATTTAGACACAGAAACTTCGGACGATGAGATGGCGGTGTGTTGATGAGGGCTCTTGATTTCCGGAGTAAGCGGCTTATGTTTTTTCTAGACATCAGCAACCAATTTTTGTCGAAAATAGGCGTGGCAGCGCTCCTGTAAATCGCGTAATAAAGCAGCAAGGCGGCGACGTCAATGCTTTGTCGCGATCGAAACCTCTCATGCATCGCAGTAGACACCTCTCGCGGAAACCTGTCATGTATCTCATAGGCAATCGATTTCGAGTGTATCTGAATTTGATGATTTGGATAATTCCAGAGATAAAAATTCTTCCGAAAAGGCCGCAGCCGTATCCAGTGCCTTAGATGTATGCGAGGCCTATAGAATTTCCCCAACTCTACTTCCATGAGGTGACAGCTATTCACCATTTGCTCAGAAAATGGATCGTGTTCTGGGTCGCGAGGAATATGGACAAGATTTGTTTTGAAACCCACACGCATCTTCGCATTTCCAACAAGGAAATCTTCAGCAGAGACATCATTGAGAAAGAACATGTCATCATTTGCATATAAAAAAAACTCAGACAGTCCGCGAATTCTATGCATGACGGTCTCAATGGCATTAGAAGAAAAACATGGCAAGCAGCTGCTATCCGGGAAAATATCTTGATGGTCAACAACAAATAGACCCCCAGCCTCTGGATTCAGCCAAGTCGGTCGCTGCTGGTTTGTAATAAGGTATATGTTTCGGATGAAGGGTGCGTGCTTTGCTACGCTTCGCAAGCTGTATTTGAGCTCATCATGATTCCTAAATCTCGCAGCGAAAGGGGTCGGAGTACACCCACCGATTGTTTTAAGCGCTTCAATTTTTTTGGCTTGCCATACTGGATCTGTTGAGTCCACCCATAAATACACCAGATCGATCTCGTTTAGCATTCATGCTACCTCCTTCGCTCTAGCCAACAATGCTCCTGAAGCCACCTCCAGCAGGCCAGTCAATCTTAGATCGTCATCCCCCCTGTTGCGCGCGCAGCACCTGATGAAATGAGTAGTGGTTGACGGGAAAGCCGATGCGCAATGTATCTGCTCAGGTTGTGATTACTCGCGTGCAACCAAAAAACCGTAGGTGCTTCAGGCGGCGCCACCGGATGCTCCCAGGCAGCCACTCGTGATTGCGGATTCTGCCGCCTGATGTCGCCGCCACTGCTGGAACATCAGGACGCGCCACAGCAACTTCCCACGGTTATGCATTCCCGCAAGGTGTTCGTGCCAGCGTGCGCGGACAAGTGTGGGGTCGAAAAATCCGTCCTCGGCGAGTCTCCGTTCATCGAGCAGCTCTTCCGCCCATGTCCGCAACGGACCCCAAAGCCACGCCTTGATCGGCACGTCAAAGCCCCTTTTCGGGCGGTCGACCAGCGCCCGCGGCACGTACCGGTAAAGGACCCTGCGCAAGAGCCGTTTATTCTCGCCTGCATCCACATATTTGAGCGCCGGCGCCAGGCGCCAGACGTATTCCACGACGCGATGGTCAAGCAGCGGCACGCGAACCTCAAGGCCGAACGCCATGCTCGCTCGATCCACCTTGGTCAGCATGCCGTCCGGCAGGCGTGTCATCATATCGAGGAAGCCGATGCGTTCCATAAAGTCTGGCAAGGTGACCTCTGTCGTCGCATCCTGCAGAAGATCCGGCCGTTCACGCGCGTCAGACATGACAGCGGCCGAGTCCTCCAGTGGGCAGACCACCTGACGATAGAGGTCGCTCTCAGTTGCCCCCACGAAGGTGTGTGTCAGCACACTCCTCCGATTGAGCGAAAGCTTATGACGGAGGAAGACCGGGAGAACGCCGGACAGCATCGCGCCCCCTGCCAGGATCCACTCTGCGGCAGCCGTTGTGGCGCCCGCTGTGGCGCCTCGCAGCGGCATGGGGAGATACCTGCCAGCCTGTGCAAGGGCCCGCGCCTTGTAGTAACTTGTATAGCCTCCGAGCAGTTCGTCGCCACCATCGCCTGAGAGCGCCACGGTGACATGCCGCCTGGTCAGCTCCGAGAGGAGCAGGGTCGGGATCTGAGAACTGTCGGCGAAAGGCTCGTCGTACCAGCGCGGCAGCTCTGGGATGATCGCTAAGGCCTGTTCGGGTGCGACGTACAGTTCGGTGTGCGCGGTGCCGAGATGCGCCGCCACCTCGCGGGCGTGGCGCGCCTCATCGTAGCGTGGCTCCGCGAAGCCGATCGTATAGGTGTTGATCGGACGGCTGCTCTGCGCCTGCATCAGGGCCGCAACCACAGACGAATCGATCCCGCCGGAGAGAAAGGCGCCCAGCGGTACGTCGGCCGCCATGTGACGGCCGACGGTGTCGCGCAGCAGGGATTCGAGGCCGTCGACGGCCTCCGCCTCGCTGATGTCGAGACGATTGGCCGCGGCCGCAGCAGCGACCTCCCGTGCATCCCAGTAGGGATGGATCTCCGGTGCGTCAGCGTAGGGTAGCACAAGGAGGTGGCCGGGCGACAGCTTGAAGACGCCGCAATAGATACTATGCGGTCCCGGTACGTAGCTGTAGCGAACGAAGGCGGCAAGACTGTCTCGGTCGATCTCTGGCGCCCAGCCAGCATGCGCGCGCAACGCCTTGAGCTCAGAGCCGAACATGAACAGGTTGCCAAATCGGGCCCAGTAGAGCGGCTTGATGCCGACTCGATCACGCGCGAGCGTTAGCGTCCGCGTTGCTCGATCCCACACGGCAAAGGCGAACATACCGTTGAGCCGCCCAAGCGCGGTTTTGACGCCCCACTCTGCGCACGCCTCGAGGAGAATCTCACTGTCGCAGTGACCGCGAAAGCGCCGACCATGGGCCTCAAGCTCGCGTCGGAGCTCGGCGTGATTGTATATCTCGCCGTTATAGGTGAGGACAAGACGCCCGCACGAGGAGACCATCGGCTGCCGCCCCGCCGGCGAGAGGTCGAGGATAGCGAGCCGCTGATGCGCCAACGAAATCCCTGCCGCCGGATCAATCCAGACGCCGGAATCATCGGGTCCCCGGTGGCGTAGGGTCGCCGCCATCGCCGCGCCCGTCGCCGCTAAGTACTCGGCCCCTAGTGCGCCGCGCGTATCAAGGAATCCGGCAATGCCGCACATCTACGTCTCTGTCCTGAGATTACTATTCGGATTTCTACGCTTCAAGACGGATCGCTACGATTGTTCAGACGCCCTGCGAAGATAGGGTGAAGTGCGATCAACCCCTTCACGATCAGTTGAGCGCCCAACCTTATAGCCTCACGGGTTCACCATCGTGGAAGGCCCGTCGATCCCGTTGTGCCTGCATGATTGCGAATCCTGAGCTCGCTATCATGATTGGCCGGCTCTACAACTGCGCCGAGCTCTCTGCGGCGTTACGGAGAGAAGGTTGCCTTGACGGACGCAAAGGCCTTTGCAACGCGGTCGATCTGGTCAGGGGTGTGCGCCGCGCTCACGCTGCATCGGAGCAGGCTCCCGCCATCGGGGGCGGCTGGCGGCAGAATCATGTTCACGTATACGCCTTGTTGGAGGAGACTGTTCCAGCAGGCGATCGCTTCTTCCCCTCCGCCGAACCGGACTGCGATGATCGGACTGGGTTCGGGGCCAAGCCTGCATCCCAACTCTTTCAACGAATCGTACAATCGCCGCGCGTTAGCCCAGAGCCTGAGACGTAGCTCCGGTTCCGTTCGGAGCCTGCGTAAGGCAGCCCTTGTGGAAGCGATGACCGATGGGCAGGGTGACGCGGTGAAGATATACGGGCGACTGGCATACCGGATCAGTTCCATCTCTGGATGATCCGAGACACAGAACCCGCCGGTAGCGCCCAGGCTCTTACTGAAGGTTCCAACAATAAAATCGACGCTGTCTTCAACGCCGGCCTCTTCGGAGCGCCCGCGGCCTCGCTCGCCCAAGACTCCAAGCGAATGGGCCTCGTCCAGCAGCAGATAGGCGCCGTGTTCCTGTTTCAAGGCCGCTATCTCCACTAGCGCCGCTCGATCTCCCAACATACTATAGATCCCTTCGGCGATGATCAGCGTATTGGCGCAACGCTTTCCCAGGCGTGTCAGGCGCTTATGGAGGTCGGCGGTATCGTTGTGGCGGAATCGAATGATCTCCGCGCCGCTCATCCGGCAGCCATCATAGATGCTTGCATGGCAATCGGCATCGATCAGGATCACGTCTCCCTGGCCCGCGAGCGCCGAAATGACACCCAAATTTGCCAGATAGCCGGTCGAGAAGACATCACACCACCGACGCCCATAAAACTCTGCCAGCTCTTTCTCTAATGCAAGGTGTCCGATAAAATTGCCATTCGCCATTCTGGAACCGGTGGTACCGGTCCCTTGCTCCCGCACGGCGCGTGCCGCTGCCTCAATACACTGAGGATCGAATGTTAACCCAAGGTAGTTGTTCGTCCCTGCCAGGATCATCGGACGGCCGTTCACGACAGCTTCGGTCGGCGATAGGAGCCGTTCGATTGTTACCCGAAAGGGGTCTTCACTCACTTTCGTCAGTGCCTTGCGGGCATCGGCCAACTGTCGGAACTTCTTCAGGAGAGCCATCACCGGTGCTCCATAAGTTGCTCGATCTGCCGGGCGAAATCTCCGATGGTCCGTACGTCCGGGACGATGTTCAAAGGAATGGAGATGTCGAATCGTTCCTCCACCTCAAGCAGAAGTTCCATAACCTTCAGCGAATCGAGATCGAGATCGGCGACAAGTTCGGTTTCCTCTGAAAGGGCCTGTCCGTCCTGCCCATGCGGCCGAAGGATCTCGTAAAGTTGCGGCAGTATCGTCTCGTAGCGAGCCATCTGTGAGTCAGCCTGAGATGAATGAAATTATGCGCCCACCTCTCGCCCTGGCAACGGAAGACCAAGAGTGAGTCGCAGACCTTCTTCCAAACGCACCGCCGGCGCCCAGTTGACGACCCGGCAGAACGGAGCGTTGTCGCAGACCCAGTCCTGGTGTCTGAACTCCCGCATCTTTCCCGGGGTGAACATCGGCATGTATCCTATTACAGATGCCACCATCTTGTTGAACCTCGCGGCGACATCCAGAATCAGCTCCGGCACCTGGAAATGGACGACCCGTTTTCCCCGAAGCTGCCGGAAGGTCTCGACGACCTCATGCCAGGTGTACCCATTGGGATGCCCATCATCCAGCTCGAACGCGCGTTGCTCTCGGACATTACAAAGCAACCATTGTATCACGGCCTCTGCCAGGTCTTCCACGTAGAGCAAGGAGAATCTGGCATCTTTTCGACCCAATATGGGGGCGAATCCCTGCAGCATCAGGCGAAGCAGGGGGCGCATCGCACGGTCCTCTGGGCCATAGACCACGGGAGGGCGAAGCGCGGTCCACGGGAGTCGATCGGTCACTGCAGTGAGGGCAAGTTCCCCCATCCGCTTGCTGGCTGCGTAGGGTGACAACTCCGGCTCTCGAGCCGCCAACGATGATATCAGCAGAAATCGGGGCACGGGGTTCCGGCTGGCGGCAATATGGGCCAGCCGCGAGACCGCTTCAACGTTTGTTCGATAAAAGTCGGCCTCGGTGATTCCGCGCACCGCCCCGGCGCAATGGATCACGGCGTCCGCATCGCCAATCAGGTCTTCGAGGCAGTCAGGGTC encodes the following:
- a CDS encoding Stealth CR1 domain-containing protein; translated protein: MLNEIDLVYLWVDSTDPVWQAKKIEALKTIGGCTPTPFAARFRNHDELKYSLRSVAKHAPFIRNIYLITNQQRPTWLNPEAGGLFVVDHQDIFPDSSCLPCFSSNAIETVMHRIRGLSEFFLYANDDMFFLNDVSAEDFLVGNAKMRVGFKTNLVHIPRDPEHDPFSEQMVNSCHLMEVELGKFYRPRIHLRHWIRLRPFRKNFYLWNYPNHQIQIHSKSIAYEIHDRFPREVSTAMHERFRSRQSIDVAALLLYYAIYRSAATPIFDKNWLLMSRKNISRLLRKSRALINTPPSHRPKFLCLNDCEYNEHFDWGSYLTHMLERLFPNPSRFEKTTAENRDLYSPEAIVGGTPL
- the asnB gene encoding asparagine synthase (glutamine-hydrolyzing); this encodes MCGIAGFLDTRGALGAEYLAATGAAMAATLRHRGPDDSGVWIDPAAGISLAHQRLAILDLSPAGRQPMVSSCGRLVLTYNGEIYNHAELRRELEAHGRRFRGHCDSEILLEACAEWGVKTALGRLNGMFAFAVWDRATRTLTLARDRVGIKPLYWARFGNLFMFGSELKALRAHAGWAPEIDRDSLAAFVRYSYVPGPHSIYCGVFKLSPGHLLVLPYADAPEIHPYWDAREVAAAAAANRLDISEAEAVDGLESLLRDTVGRHMAADVPLGAFLSGGIDSSVVAALMQAQSSRPINTYTIGFAEPRYDEARHAREVAAHLGTAHTELYVAPEQALAIIPELPRWYDEPFADSSQIPTLLLSELTRRHVTVALSGDGGDELLGGYTSYYKARALAQAGRYLPMPLRGATAGATTAAAEWILAGGAMLSGVLPVFLRHKLSLNRRSVLTHTFVGATESDLYRQVVCPLEDSAAVMSDARERPDLLQDATTEVTLPDFMERIGFLDMMTRLPDGMLTKVDRASMAFGLEVRVPLLDHRVVEYVWRLAPALKYVDAGENKRLLRRVLYRYVPRALVDRPKRGFDVPIKAWLWGPLRTWAEELLDERRLAEDGFFDPTLVRARWHEHLAGMHNRGKLLWRVLMFQQWRRHQAAESAITSGCLGASGGAA
- a CDS encoding aminotransferase class I/II-fold pyridoxal phosphate-dependent enzyme, whose translation is MALLKKFRQLADARKALTKVSEDPFRVTIERLLSPTEAVVNGRPMILAGTNNYLGLTFDPQCIEAAARAVREQGTGTTGSRMANGNFIGHLALEKELAEFYGRRWCDVFSTGYLANLGVISALAGQGDVILIDADCHASIYDGCRMSGAEIIRFRHNDTADLHKRLTRLGKRCANTLIIAEGIYSMLGDRAALVEIAALKQEHGAYLLLDEAHSLGVLGERGRGRSEEAGVEDSVDFIVGTFSKSLGATGGFCVSDHPEMELIRYASRPYIFTASPCPSVIASTRAALRRLRTEPELRLRLWANARRLYDSLKELGCRLGPEPSPIIAVRFGGGEEAIACWNSLLQQGVYVNMILPPAAPDGGSLLRCSVSAAHTPDQIDRVAKAFASVKATFSP
- a CDS encoding acyl carrier protein is translated as MARYETILPQLYEILRPHGQDGQALSEETELVADLDLDSLKVMELLLEVEERFDISIPLNIVPDVRTIGDFARQIEQLMEHR
- a CDS encoding NAD-dependent epimerase/dehydratase family protein; translation: MRDVVALTGATGFIGSAVARRLIQGGWRVRALLRSPSLAARFAGTSLQWVLGTLEDPDCLEDLIGDADAVIHCAGAVRGITEADFYRTNVEAVSRLAHIAASRNPVPRFLLISSLAAREPELSPYAASKRMGELALTAVTDRLPWTALRPPVVYGPEDRAMRPLLRLMLQGFAPILGRKDARFSLLYVEDLAEAVIQWLLCNVREQRAFELDDGHPNGYTWHEVVETFRQLRGKRVVHFQVPELILDVAARFNKMVASVIGYMPMFTPGKMREFRHQDWVCDNAPFCRVVNWAPAVRLEEGLRLTLGLPLPGREVGA